From one Rhizobium lentis genomic stretch:
- the murG gene encoding undecaprenyldiphospho-muramoylpentapeptide beta-N-acetylglucosaminyltransferase, whose amino-acid sequence MGKGIVLLAAGGTGGHVFPAEALAFKLKERGYSVHLVTDSRAERYAGKFPAEEIHVVPSATIGSKNPVAVARSLWTLWSGMRAAKRLIQQLKPVVVAGFGGYPTVPPLLAATRLGVPAMIHEQNAVMGRANKALATRVQGIAGGFLPEGGAIYPDKTVTTGNPVRPAIIAAAEVPYTPSHPGEAFNLVVFGGSQGAQYFSKALPTAISLLDDALRVRLRITQQVRPEDMEMVSGCVAKLEMGADIAPFFTDMAERLAKAHLVICRSGASTVSEISVIGRPAILVPYPHALDHDQAANAASLAATGGAKVIPQSELSPERIASILGHVMNDPEKLSHMAAAAKLAGKPDAANLLADMVEAIAAGKTVSEFKRTRA is encoded by the coding sequence ATGGGCAAAGGCATCGTGCTGCTTGCCGCCGGGGGAACCGGCGGCCATGTGTTCCCGGCGGAGGCACTGGCCTTCAAGCTGAAGGAGCGCGGCTATTCGGTGCATCTCGTGACCGACAGCCGCGCCGAGCGTTATGCCGGCAAGTTCCCGGCCGAGGAAATTCATGTGGTGCCGTCGGCGACGATCGGTTCGAAGAACCCTGTTGCCGTTGCCCGCTCGCTCTGGACGCTCTGGAGCGGCATGCGCGCGGCTAAGAGACTGATCCAACAGCTGAAGCCGGTCGTCGTCGCCGGCTTCGGCGGTTATCCCACCGTGCCGCCGCTGCTGGCCGCCACCCGGCTGGGCGTGCCTGCGATGATCCATGAGCAGAATGCCGTTATGGGCCGCGCCAACAAGGCGCTCGCGACCCGCGTGCAGGGCATTGCCGGCGGATTCCTGCCGGAGGGGGGCGCTATCTACCCCGACAAGACGGTGACGACGGGCAATCCGGTCCGCCCGGCGATCATTGCCGCGGCCGAGGTGCCTTATACGCCGTCGCATCCGGGCGAGGCTTTCAATCTCGTCGTCTTCGGCGGCAGCCAGGGGGCGCAGTATTTCTCCAAGGCGCTGCCGACGGCGATCAGCCTGCTCGATGATGCGCTGCGCGTGCGCCTGCGCATCACCCAGCAGGTGCGCCCCGAGGATATGGAGATGGTCAGCGGCTGCGTCGCCAAGCTGGAGATGGGAGCCGATATCGCGCCCTTCTTCACCGATATGGCGGAGCGGCTGGCGAAGGCGCATCTGGTGATCTGCCGCTCCGGCGCCTCTACGGTCTCGGAAATCTCCGTCATCGGGCGCCCAGCCATTCTGGTGCCCTATCCGCATGCGCTCGACCATGATCAGGCGGCGAATGCCGCTTCATTGGCTGCGACCGGTGGGGCGAAGGTGATTCCTCAATCCGAACTTTCGCCTGAGCGCATCGCCTCTATACTGGGCCATGTGATGAACGATCCGGAGAAGCTCTCGCACATGGCGGCGGCGGCGAAGCTCGCCGGGAAACCCGATGCGGCGAACTTGCTTGCCGATATGGTTGAGGCTATTGCCGCAGGCAAGACAGTCTCAGAATTCAAGAGGACACGCGCATGA
- the ftsW gene encoding putative lipid II flippase FtsW, which produces MVSRAERGPLADWFWTIDRFFLAMFIFLMGIGFMLSFAASPAVAERIGLEPFHFVKRHAAFMIPSIAVMLGLSFLTPRQVRRTAILLLIISLAMMVLVLFVGQEVKGGRRWIWIAGLSIQPSEFMKPAFVVVCAWLFAEHARQPEIPGNLFAIILFGIVAALLVAQPDLGQTILTTAVWGGMFFMAGMPWIWIMLLGIGGAGGLLSAYYVFPHVAGRIDKFMTGEGDTFQIDTAREAIIRGSWFGQGPGEGVVKRIIPDAHTDFIFSVAAEEFGIVFCMALVALFTVLVLRGLSHAYRERNDFNRFAVAGLVLQMGIQSIINIGVNLELLPAKGMTLPLISYGGSSMVAICVTAGFILALTRHRPEKRAQDRSLFRVPHGMPAE; this is translated from the coding sequence ATGGTAAGCCGCGCGGAACGTGGGCCTCTGGCCGATTGGTTCTGGACCATCGACCGCTTCTTCCTGGCAATGTTCATCTTTCTGATGGGCATCGGCTTCATGCTGTCGTTTGCCGCATCTCCCGCGGTTGCCGAACGTATCGGGCTTGAGCCGTTCCATTTCGTCAAGCGCCATGCGGCCTTCATGATCCCCTCGATCGCCGTGATGCTCGGGCTGTCGTTCCTGACGCCGCGCCAGGTGCGGCGCACCGCGATCCTGCTGCTGATCATCTCGCTCGCGATGATGGTGCTGGTGCTGTTCGTCGGGCAGGAGGTCAAGGGCGGCAGGCGCTGGATCTGGATCGCCGGGCTTTCCATCCAGCCGTCGGAATTCATGAAGCCGGCTTTCGTCGTCGTCTGCGCCTGGCTGTTTGCCGAGCATGCACGCCAGCCGGAAATTCCCGGCAATCTCTTCGCCATCATCCTGTTCGGCATCGTCGCCGCCCTTCTCGTTGCGCAGCCGGATCTCGGCCAGACCATCCTGACGACGGCCGTCTGGGGCGGCATGTTCTTCATGGCCGGCATGCCGTGGATCTGGATCATGCTGCTCGGTATCGGCGGCGCCGGCGGTCTGCTCAGCGCCTATTACGTCTTTCCGCACGTTGCCGGCCGAATAGACAAGTTCATGACCGGCGAGGGCGACACGTTCCAGATCGACACTGCGCGCGAGGCGATCATCCGCGGCAGCTGGTTCGGCCAGGGACCGGGCGAGGGCGTCGTCAAGCGCATCATCCCTGATGCCCACACCGACTTCATCTTCTCGGTCGCGGCCGAGGAGTTCGGCATCGTCTTCTGCATGGCGCTCGTTGCGCTGTTTACGGTGCTGGTGCTGCGTGGTCTGTCGCATGCCTATCGCGAGCGCAACGATTTCAACCGCTTTGCCGTCGCCGGCCTGGTGCTGCAGATGGGCATCCAGTCGATCATCAATATCGGCGTCAATCTTGAGCTGCTGCCGGCCAAGGGCATGACGCTGCCGCTGATTTCCTATGGCGGTTCGTCGATGGTGGCGATCTGCGTCACCGCCGGCTTCATCCTGGCGCTGACGCGCCATCGACCGGAAAAGCGCGCGCAGGACCGGAGCCTCTTCCGCGTCCCGCACGGCATGCCGGCGGAGTAG
- the murD gene encoding UDP-N-acetylmuramoyl-L-alanine--D-glutamate ligase, which yields MIPVTTLKDKKVALFGLGGSGFATARALISGGADVTAWDDNPDSVAKASAEGIRTQDLHSIDWSEQALFVLSPGVPLTHPKPHWTVDLARAAGVDIVGDVELFVRERRAHAPDCPFIAITGTNGKSTTTALIAHILKSSGYDTQLGGNIGTAVLTLDPPKAGRYFVVECSSYQIDLAPTLNPSAGILLNLTPDHLDRHGTMQHYADVKERLAAGSDVAVIGIDDSHSALIADRIERAGVKVVRISRRSVVAEGIYAEGARLIQAAGGAMLPFADLDGIQTLRGSHNAQNAAASVAACLAVGVSADDIRAGLASFPGLKHRMQPVGRRGRVVFVNDSKATNADAAAPALSSYDRIYWIAGGLPKSGGITTLAPYFPRIAKAYLIGEAAAEFAATLGEAVPYEISGTLERAVAHAAADAERDEAAASAVMLSPACASFDQYKNFEVRGDAFVSHVAALDGIAMLIGPATGEI from the coding sequence ATGATTCCGGTCACGACGCTCAAGGACAAGAAGGTCGCGCTCTTCGGGCTCGGCGGCTCCGGTTTTGCCACCGCCCGCGCGCTGATATCAGGCGGCGCCGACGTGACCGCCTGGGACGACAATCCCGACAGCGTCGCCAAGGCTTCGGCGGAAGGCATCCGAACGCAGGACCTGCACAGCATCGACTGGAGCGAGCAGGCGCTGTTCGTGCTGTCGCCCGGCGTGCCGCTCACCCATCCGAAGCCGCACTGGACGGTGGATCTGGCACGCGCCGCCGGCGTCGATATTGTGGGCGACGTCGAGCTTTTCGTGCGTGAGCGACGCGCCCATGCGCCGGATTGCCCGTTCATCGCCATCACAGGCACTAACGGCAAATCGACGACGACGGCGCTGATCGCCCATATCCTGAAATCGTCAGGCTACGATACGCAGCTCGGCGGCAATATCGGCACGGCGGTGCTGACGCTCGATCCGCCAAAAGCGGGGCGTTATTTCGTCGTCGAGTGTTCTTCCTATCAGATCGATCTGGCGCCGACGCTGAACCCTTCGGCCGGCATCCTGCTCAACCTGACACCCGATCATCTCGACCGTCATGGCACCATGCAGCATTATGCCGACGTCAAGGAAAGGCTGGCTGCCGGCAGCGATGTCGCGGTCATCGGCATCGACGATAGCCATTCGGCGCTGATCGCCGATCGCATCGAGCGGGCAGGCGTCAAGGTGGTCCGCATCTCGCGCCGGAGTGTGGTGGCCGAGGGGATCTATGCCGAGGGCGCCAGGCTGATCCAGGCCGCCGGCGGCGCCATGCTGCCCTTTGCGGATCTCGACGGAATCCAGACGCTGCGGGGCAGCCATAATGCTCAGAATGCCGCCGCCTCAGTCGCCGCCTGCCTTGCGGTCGGCGTTTCCGCCGACGACATCCGCGCCGGTCTTGCCTCGTTCCCCGGCCTCAAACACCGCATGCAACCGGTCGGCAGGCGCGGCCGCGTCGTCTTCGTCAACGATTCCAAGGCGACGAACGCCGATGCGGCAGCACCCGCCCTTTCGAGCTATGATCGCATCTACTGGATTGCCGGCGGCCTGCCGAAATCCGGCGGCATCACGACGCTCGCGCCCTATTTCCCGCGCATCGCCAAGGCCTATCTGATCGGCGAGGCGGCGGCGGAATTCGCAGCGACCCTCGGCGAAGCCGTGCCCTATGAGATCTCCGGCACGCTGGAGCGGGCGGTTGCGCATGCGGCAGCCGATGCCGAGCGCGACGAGGCTGCCGCTTCCGCCGTGATGTTATCCCCGGCTTGCGCAAGCTTCGACCAGTATAAGAACTTCGAAGTCAGGGGCGATGCCTTCGTCAGCCACGTGGCCGCACTTGACGGAATAGCGATGCTGATCGGTCCGGCAACAGGAGAGATATGA
- the mraY gene encoding phospho-N-acetylmuramoyl-pentapeptide-transferase has protein sequence MLIWLVELSEYFKFLNLFRYITFRTGAALFTSALIVFLFGPTIINSLRIRQGKGQPIRADGPQTHFKKAGTPTMGGLMILAGIVGASLLWADLSNVYVVATLLVTLGFGAIGFYDDYLKVTKQSHKGFSGKARLGIEFAIAGIAVYFMMRTALASGAAGSTFGSSIAFPFFKDFLIDIGIMFVVFGGFVIVGAGNAVNLTDGLDGLAIVPVMIAAASFGVIAYLAGNVVFANYLQINFVPGTGELAVVLGAVIGAGLGFLWFNAPPAAIFMGDTGSLALGGTIGTVAVATKHEIVMAIIGGLFVMETLSVIIQVGFFKMTGRRVFLMAPIHHHFEKKGWTESQVVIRFWIIAVGLAMLGLSTLKLR, from the coding sequence ATGCTGATCTGGCTTGTCGAACTGTCGGAATATTTCAAATTTCTGAACTTGTTCAGATATATCACCTTCCGCACGGGCGCCGCTCTCTTCACCTCCGCACTGATCGTCTTCCTGTTCGGGCCGACGATCATCAATTCGCTGCGCATCCGCCAGGGCAAGGGCCAGCCCATCCGCGCCGACGGGCCGCAGACGCATTTCAAAAAGGCCGGCACGCCAACGATGGGCGGGCTGATGATCCTTGCCGGCATCGTCGGCGCGTCACTTCTCTGGGCCGATCTTTCCAACGTCTATGTCGTCGCGACGCTGCTGGTGACGCTGGGCTTCGGCGCAATCGGCTTCTATGACGATTATCTCAAGGTGACGAAGCAGAGCCATAAGGGCTTTTCCGGCAAGGCGCGGCTCGGCATCGAGTTCGCCATCGCCGGCATTGCCGTCTATTTCATGATGCGCACCGCTCTTGCCTCGGGGGCGGCCGGCTCGACTTTTGGTTCCTCGATCGCCTTTCCCTTTTTCAAGGACTTCCTGATCGATATCGGCATCATGTTCGTCGTCTTCGGCGGTTTCGTGATCGTCGGCGCTGGCAATGCCGTCAATCTGACGGATGGTTTGGATGGGCTTGCCATTGTGCCGGTGATGATCGCCGCCGCCTCGTTCGGTGTCATCGCCTATCTCGCCGGCAATGTCGTGTTTGCAAACTACCTGCAGATCAATTTCGTCCCCGGCACCGGCGAACTTGCCGTCGTGCTCGGTGCCGTCATCGGCGCCGGCCTCGGCTTCCTTTGGTTCAACGCGCCGCCGGCCGCCATCTTCATGGGCGACACCGGGTCGCTGGCGCTCGGCGGCACGATCGGCACGGTCGCCGTCGCCACCAAGCACGAAATCGTCATGGCGATCATCGGCGGTCTGTTCGTCATGGAGACGCTGTCGGTCATCATCCAGGTCGGGTTCTTCAAGATGACCGGCCGGCGCGTCTTCCTGATGGCGCCGATCCATCATCACTTCGAGAAGAAGGGCTGGACCGAGAGCCAGGTGGTGATCCGCTTCTGGATCATCGCCGTCGGCCTTGCCATGCTTGGCCTCTCGACGCTGAAGCTCAGGTGA
- a CDS encoding UDP-N-acetylmuramoylalanyl-D-glutamyl-2,6-diaminopimelate--D-alanyl-D-alanine ligase gives MSWLWTTEDMIAAMAGRPFGTPPEGITGISIDSRSINPGEAFFAIKGDRVDGHDYASMAMANGAALLVVSEARLPAMGRLTVPMIVVDDVLAALGRLGQASRERSRAKIIAVTGSVGKTTTKEMLRHVLSPSGKVHASVASFNNHWGVPLTLARMPDDTDYGVFEVGMNHPGEIRPLVAMIRPDVAVITTIAPAHLGNFKSIKEIAAAKAEIFEGLEPGGHVVLNRDNDQFNFLDRTAQSLGIEHIHSFGQHAKAEYRLAEFNGSDENSTLWLTIDGETLEVALGAPGRHIAENALAALGVIRIVGADMQKAIEALATLKPEKGRGKRHRLSVGGGNGNFTLIDESYNANPASMRAAIALLAAAEPTGRGRRIAVLGDMLEMGEYSQKVHTDLAGPLLAAGIEHVWLAGAEMAALKESLPESVHVEYRENTDDLAKYILDSVAPGDVLMVKSSLGIGFGKIVAALLDKFPAFSDTQREL, from the coding sequence TTGAGCTGGCTCTGGACGACCGAAGACATGATCGCAGCTATGGCGGGGCGCCCCTTCGGCACGCCGCCTGAAGGCATCACCGGCATTTCCATCGACAGCCGCTCGATCAATCCGGGCGAAGCCTTCTTCGCAATCAAGGGCGATCGCGTCGACGGTCACGACTATGCGTCGATGGCAATGGCGAACGGCGCTGCCCTTCTCGTCGTCAGCGAAGCGAGGCTTCCCGCCATGGGCCGCCTGACGGTGCCGATGATCGTCGTCGACGACGTGCTCGCAGCACTCGGGCGTCTGGGTCAGGCGTCCCGCGAGCGCTCGCGTGCAAAGATCATCGCCGTCACCGGTTCGGTCGGCAAAACGACAACCAAGGAGATGCTGCGGCATGTGCTGTCGCCGTCGGGAAAGGTGCATGCCTCCGTCGCCTCCTTCAACAATCATTGGGGCGTGCCGCTGACGCTGGCGCGCATGCCTGACGATACGGATTACGGCGTCTTCGAAGTCGGGATGAACCATCCCGGCGAGATCCGGCCGCTGGTGGCGATGATCCGTCCCGATGTTGCCGTGATCACGACGATCGCCCCGGCCCACCTCGGCAATTTCAAGAGTATCAAGGAGATCGCTGCCGCCAAGGCCGAGATCTTCGAGGGGCTCGAACCCGGCGGCCATGTCGTGCTCAACCGCGACAACGACCAGTTCAATTTCCTCGACCGCACGGCACAGTCGCTCGGCATCGAGCATATCCATTCCTTCGGCCAGCATGCCAAAGCCGAATACCGGCTCGCGGAATTCAACGGCTCCGACGAGAATTCGACGCTGTGGCTGACGATCGACGGCGAGACACTGGAGGTGGCGCTCGGCGCTCCCGGTCGCCATATCGCCGAAAACGCGCTGGCGGCACTCGGAGTCATCAGGATCGTCGGCGCCGACATGCAGAAGGCGATCGAGGCGCTTGCGACGCTGAAGCCGGAAAAGGGCAGGGGCAAACGCCACCGGCTCTCAGTCGGCGGCGGTAACGGCAACTTCACGCTGATCGACGAAAGTTACAATGCCAACCCCGCTTCGATGCGCGCGGCGATCGCGCTGCTCGCGGCCGCCGAGCCGACCGGCCGCGGACGGCGCATCGCCGTGCTCGGCGATATGCTGGAGATGGGCGAATATTCGCAGAAGGTTCACACGGATCTCGCTGGTCCGCTTCTTGCTGCCGGCATCGAACATGTCTGGCTCGCGGGAGCCGAGATGGCTGCCCTAAAGGAATCATTACCGGAAAGCGTCCATGTCGAATATCGCGAGAACACGGACGATTTGGCGAAATACATACTGGATTCGGTCGCACCTGGCGACGTGTTGATGGTGAAATCGTCTCTGGGCATCGGTTTCGGCAAGATCGTCGCCGCGCTCCTTGACAAGTTCCCGGCATTTTCCGACACGCAACGCGAACTTTGA
- a CDS encoding UDP-N-acetylmuramoyl-L-alanyl-D-glutamate--2,6-diaminopimelate ligase has product MNIGADSRGVNRLQERKVHSMKLRDLAGDQFPELEAQLEGPAGLLDISGLSSDSRKVEPGNAFVAVAGTKADGAGFIADAAGRGAAVAIASQAVEASIPVVVVKEPRRFLSVAASHFYGRQPEIMVAVTGTAGKTSVASFTRQIWAHAGHAAAMIGTTGVVSPTRNEYGALTTPDPMSLHKLLAELADEGVTHASMEASSHGLDQSRLDGVKLAAAAFTNLGRDHMDYHPTIEDYMAAKMRLFDKLLPKGSPAVIFADDPWSVQAIQAAADAGHDVRTVGRKGDYLALKRVEHFRHKQTAEIHIGDEIFEVDIPLAGDFQVANALVAAGLAMSTGVEPKVAMAALEKLVGASGRLELVGHSKDGALAYVDYAHKPDALENVLNSVRPFTTGRVVVVFGCGGDRDRGKRPIMGEIACRLADVVIVTDDNPRSEEPASIRAEIMAAAPCASEIADRAKAIREAVGMLKSGDTLIVAGKGHEEGQTIGSVTLPFSDHAEVRKALEELKS; this is encoded by the coding sequence ATGAATATCGGCGCCGATTCGCGAGGGGTGAACCGGCTTCAAGAGAGAAAAGTGCATTCGATGAAATTGCGAGATCTGGCCGGAGATCAGTTTCCGGAACTTGAAGCACAGCTCGAAGGCCCGGCAGGCTTGCTTGATATTTCAGGCCTGTCTTCGGACAGCCGCAAAGTGGAGCCGGGCAATGCCTTCGTCGCCGTCGCCGGCACCAAGGCGGATGGCGCGGGCTTTATTGCGGACGCTGCCGGCCGGGGTGCGGCCGTGGCGATCGCTTCCCAAGCCGTCGAGGCTTCGATCCCGGTGGTTGTTGTCAAGGAGCCGCGCCGCTTCCTGTCCGTCGCCGCCTCGCATTTCTACGGCAGGCAGCCCGAGATCATGGTCGCCGTCACCGGCACGGCGGGCAAGACTTCCGTCGCTTCTTTCACCAGGCAGATTTGGGCGCATGCGGGCCATGCGGCCGCGATGATCGGCACGACAGGCGTTGTTTCACCGACACGCAACGAATATGGCGCGCTGACGACACCGGATCCGATGTCGCTGCACAAACTGCTGGCGGAGCTTGCCGACGAAGGCGTGACGCATGCATCGATGGAGGCTTCGAGCCACGGTCTCGACCAATCCCGGCTTGACGGCGTGAAGCTTGCGGCGGCCGCCTTCACCAATCTCGGCCGCGACCACATGGATTATCATCCCACGATCGAAGACTATATGGCCGCCAAGATGCGGCTTTTCGATAAGCTTCTGCCGAAGGGCTCGCCGGCCGTCATTTTTGCCGACGACCCATGGTCCGTGCAGGCGATCCAGGCGGCGGCCGACGCCGGCCATGACGTCCGCACCGTCGGACGCAAGGGCGACTATCTCGCGCTGAAACGGGTCGAGCATTTCCGCCATAAGCAGACGGCAGAGATCCATATCGGCGACGAGATTTTCGAGGTGGACATCCCACTGGCTGGCGATTTCCAGGTTGCTAACGCGCTGGTCGCGGCAGGCCTTGCCATGTCGACCGGCGTCGAGCCGAAGGTTGCGATGGCCGCGCTCGAGAAACTCGTCGGCGCGTCCGGCCGTCTCGAACTCGTCGGCCACAGCAAGGACGGCGCGCTCGCCTATGTCGATTATGCCCACAAGCCGGATGCGCTGGAAAACGTGCTGAACTCGGTCAGGCCCTTCACGACGGGCCGCGTCGTCGTCGTCTTCGGCTGCGGGGGCGACCGCGACCGCGGCAAGCGGCCGATCATGGGCGAAATCGCCTGCCGCCTTGCCGATGTCGTTATCGTCACCGACGATAATCCGCGGTCGGAGGAGCCGGCTTCGATCCGGGCGGAAATCATGGCGGCCGCACCTTGTGCCTCGGAAATCGCCGATCGCGCCAAGGCCATTCGCGAGGCGGTCGGCATGCTGAAATCAGGCGATACGCTGATCGTCGCCGGCAAGGGACATGAAGAAGGGCAGACGATCGGGAGCGTCACATTGCCGTTCTCCGATCACGCGGAGGTACGCAAGGCCTTGGAGGAATTGAAATCTTGA
- a CDS encoding peptidoglycan D,D-transpeptidase FtsI family protein: MSFLSRIMVLKSQAHFSAGVYNRFGGPSAGLAIEGSRKKKSGQAKSRVGLLIMGFMGVYAVIGGRLVEYAMKDQEVVSSILPPDRLMASRPDILDRNGEVLATDIRTVSLFAEPNKIVDPDEAVEKLATVLPELDVKDTYKKLSVKTSHFAWLRRQLTPKQQSQILALGIPGIGFRPEKRRFYPGGATAAHILGYVNIDNRGVAGMEKFIDDQGLADLASVGMTSDQPLEPVRLSIDLRVQNIVRDAVVNAVNNFQSKGAGAAVIDVHTGEVLGMASAPDFDPNNPQEGAKEGWLNRMTNGTFEMGSTFKTFSLAMALDSGKVKMSDTFDASKPIYIGGFTIHDFHGQRRWLTVPEIFQYSSNIGTARVIDLVGIDSQKDYLTKLGLLTKMQTELPEVKMPSQPRVWKKINSITISFGHGVSTTALQTGVAAAALVNGGKLIEPTFLPRTREQADQIATQVLKKSTSDAVRYLLDFNGYKGSGRVARVPGFGVGSKTGTADKVVNGRYSSTLNFNSFIAAFPIDNPKYAVITFCDEPKTGEKQYGGTISAGTAGPIAREIIRRAAPILGIEPKFGEGGSALLVSY; encoded by the coding sequence ATGTCGTTTCTTTCCCGCATCATGGTCCTGAAGAGCCAGGCGCATTTTTCCGCCGGCGTCTATAACCGCTTCGGCGGCCCATCCGCCGGTCTGGCGATCGAGGGCTCGCGCAAGAAAAAGTCCGGGCAGGCGAAAAGCCGTGTCGGTCTGCTGATCATGGGTTTCATGGGCGTCTACGCCGTCATCGGCGGCCGCCTGGTCGAATATGCGATGAAGGATCAGGAGGTCGTCTCCAGCATTCTGCCGCCCGATCGGCTGATGGCCTCGCGCCCCGACATTCTCGACCGCAACGGCGAGGTGCTGGCGACCGACATCCGTACCGTCTCGCTGTTTGCCGAGCCGAACAAGATCGTCGATCCCGACGAAGCGGTCGAGAAGCTTGCAACGGTTCTACCCGAGCTCGACGTCAAGGACACCTACAAGAAGCTCTCGGTCAAGACATCGCATTTTGCCTGGCTGCGCCGGCAACTGACACCGAAGCAGCAGAGCCAGATCCTGGCGCTCGGGATTCCCGGCATCGGCTTTCGTCCGGAAAAACGCCGTTTCTATCCCGGCGGGGCGACCGCCGCGCACATCCTCGGTTATGTCAACATCGACAACCGCGGCGTCGCCGGCATGGAGAAATTTATCGACGATCAGGGGCTCGCCGATCTCGCTTCGGTCGGCATGACCAGCGACCAGCCGCTGGAGCCGGTGCGGCTGTCGATCGATCTGCGGGTGCAGAACATCGTCCGGGACGCCGTCGTCAACGCCGTCAACAATTTCCAGTCCAAGGGCGCTGGCGCCGCTGTTATCGACGTCCACACCGGGGAAGTGCTGGGCATGGCATCGGCGCCGGACTTCGATCCGAACAATCCGCAGGAGGGCGCCAAGGAAGGCTGGCTCAACCGGATGACCAACGGCACCTTCGAAATGGGGTCGACGTTCAAGACCTTCTCGCTGGCGATGGCGCTCGACAGCGGCAAGGTGAAGATGTCCGACACCTTCGATGCCAGCAAGCCGATCTATATCGGCGGCTTCACCATCCATGACTTTCACGGGCAGCGCCGGTGGCTGACTGTTCCCGAAATCTTCCAGTATTCCTCCAACATCGGCACTGCGCGGGTCATCGATCTCGTCGGCATCGATTCGCAAAAGGACTATCTGACCAAGCTCGGCCTTCTCACAAAAATGCAGACCGAACTGCCCGAAGTAAAAATGCCGAGCCAGCCGCGCGTCTGGAAGAAGATCAATTCGATCACGATTTCCTTCGGCCACGGTGTTTCGACGACCGCGCTGCAGACCGGCGTGGCGGCGGCGGCTCTCGTCAACGGCGGCAAGCTGATCGAGCCGACATTCCTGCCGCGCACGCGCGAACAGGCCGATCAGATCGCCACGCAGGTCCTTAAAAAGTCGACCAGCGACGCGGTTCGCTATCTCCTCGATTTCAACGGCTATAAGGGTTCCGGGCGCGTGGCCCGCGTGCCGGGCTTCGGCGTCGGCAGCAAGACCGGCACCGCCGACAAGGTGGTGAACGGGCGCTATTCCTCGACGCTGAACTTCAATTCCTTCATCGCCGCCTTCCCGATCGACAACCCCAAATATGCCGTCATCACCTTCTGCGACGAGCCGAAAACCGGCGAAAAGCAGTATGGCGGAACGATATCCGCCGGTACTGCCGGCCCGATCGCGCGCGAGATCATCCGCCGCGCCGCGCCCATTCTCGGCATCGAGCCGAAATTTGGGGAGGGCGGATCGGCCTTGCTGGTGTCTTATTGA
- the ftsL gene encoding cell division protein FtsL, translating to MLKTFDLMLIGVMTAAAAVTYTIKHRTELKLEEVHRLEAEIKLEKDTIDLLKADWALQSQPNRLERLVKAYNEELQLQPTESTALVHAKELPMLKSEVPVPDVTEAKASAKGATEADAKDATVASAKGAGGAAKAQPVPTPAPRGGVQQHGVVEGEADEIETGSVE from the coding sequence ATGCTGAAGACGTTCGATCTCATGCTCATCGGCGTCATGACGGCAGCTGCCGCCGTGACCTACACCATTAAGCATCGGACTGAATTGAAGCTCGAGGAGGTGCATCGCCTCGAAGCCGAGATCAAGCTCGAGAAGGATACAATCGACCTTCTCAAGGCCGACTGGGCGCTTCAATCGCAGCCGAACCGGCTGGAGCGGCTGGTCAAGGCTTACAATGAAGAGCTGCAGCTGCAGCCGACGGAATCGACGGCGCTCGTGCATGCCAAGGAGTTGCCGATGCTGAAATCGGAGGTTCCCGTGCCTGATGTGACGGAGGCCAAGGCCAGCGCCAAAGGCGCGACCGAGGCCGATGCCAAGGACGCGACCGTGGCCAGCGCCAAAGGTGCTGGCGGTGCCGCCAAGGCGCAGCCCGTTCCGACGCCCGCCCCGCGCGGTGGCGTACAGCAGCATGGCGTTGTGGAAGGCGAGGCAGACGAGATCGAAACGGGGTCGGTGGAATAA